TATCCGGAGACATCCTCACCACGAGGCAGGAGCTCGAAGGCGCGCTCGTGACGAAGACCGGCGACATATATTCGCAGAGGACGCTGGACACCGACATCCAGGGGCTCATCGAGAGGTACGGGGACGAGGGCTATGCGTATGCCAACATAGTGCCTCAGACCGTGCCGAACGACGAGAACCTGACCGCGGACATAGACGTCCGGATAAGCAAGGGCGACCAGATCACCGTGGAGAGGATCAACATCTCCGGCAACGCCACCACGAGGGACAAGGTCATAAGGCGCGAGCTCGCGATAATGGAGGACGATCGCTTCAGCGAGCGTGCGCTCAAGAAGAGCCGCGAGAACCTCATGCGGCTCGGTTTCTTCGAGGACGTCAACTTCGCGACGCCCAGGGGCAGCCGAGACGACACGATGGTGCTCAACGTAGAGGTAAAGGAGCGGCCCACCGGCACCTTCAACATCGGAGCCGGTTTCTCCTCGGCCGAGAAGTTCATGGTGAACGCATCCGTCCAGAAGGACAACTTCCTGGGCTACGGGATCAGCGGACAGATATCCGCGGAGCTCTCCAAGAGGCGTCAGCTGTTCATGCTCTCGATAAGCGACCCGTATTTCCTCGACACGAAGATGATGGCCGGCATATCCGGCTATCGAAACTCGTACCACTACAACGACTTCAAACGCTCGGCCACGGGAGGCGACATATCCCTCGGCCGGCGTTTCTTCGACTGCTATTCCTGGCAGCTGGGCTATACCCTCGAACAGGTGGAGGTGGGCGATTTCAGCTATGTGGTCCCGCAGTTCTTCAGGCAGGACACCAGCGGAATCACATCCCAGCTCTCCTTCACGCTCTCCAGGGATACGCGCGACAATCGCCTCACCCCGAACAAGGGTATGTACAACATCCTCACGAACGAGGTCTCCGGCGAGAAGCTCGGCGGCGACAACGACTATTACAGGGTCAATTTCAGGACCATGTTCTACCAGCCAATCATCAAGAAGCGGCTCATCTTCAAGGAGTTCTTCCGGATAGGTTACATCAAGAGCCTCAACGACCGCCCTGTTCCGCTCTTCGAGAGGTTCTTCACCGGAGGCGTATTCTCGCTCAGGGGCTACCAGCCGGATTCCGTGGGCCCGAGCATGCGGATACCCAGCTCGGTGTCCGGCAACGACGAGATCTTCGTGTACGGCGGCGACAAGATCATGCTCTTCATCACCGAGTTTGAGATACCGATCTACGACAAGGCGGGCATAAGGGGGGTGGTCTTCTTCGACGCCGGCAACGCCTTTGCCGAGAATGAGAACTTCGACCTGAGAAAGCTCAGGCTGGACTACGGCTTCGGAATCAGGTGGAATTCCCCCATGGGCCCCTTG
This sequence is a window from bacterium. Protein-coding genes within it:
- the bamA gene encoding outer membrane protein assembly factor BamA, giving the protein MRNQGGVLKRFLAIFLAVSMVAIAPAGVAHAGGQVVREIEFSGNNRTPEETLLTTINTRVGAPLNDEVLDGDVRALYKLGQFRDVKVESDPGAGGVKLKFVLDEKPLISDIAFQGNKKIKSDDLRPEVTQRTFNVLDDKAVAESMQKIREAYAKKGFYLADVDYHLEATDKGDAKLVFDVREHKGVMVRRVLFVGNKVFKDKELRKVIKTRQKGAFSFLTNSGKYEEEILKNDLLFLTYHYLNHGYLRVKISPAKTTISKDRRYIFVTFQVHEGEQYRIGRIGISGDILTTRQELEGALVTKTGDIYSQRTLDTDIQGLIERYGDEGYAYANIVPQTVPNDENLTADIDVRISKGDQITVERINISGNATTRDKVIRRELAIMEDDRFSERALKKSRENLMRLGFFEDVNFATPRGSRDDTMVLNVEVKERPTGTFNIGAGFSSAEKFMVNASVQKDNFLGYGISGQISAELSKRRQLFMLSISDPYFLDTKMMAGISGYRNSYHYNDFKRSATGGDISLGRRFFDCYSWQLGYTLEQVEVGDFSYVVPQFFRQDTSGITSQLSFTLSRDTRDNRLTPNKGMYNILTNEVSGEKLGGDNDYYRVNFRTMFYQPIIKKRLIFKEFFRIGYIKSLNDRPVPLFERFFTGGVFSLRGYQPDSVGPSMRIPSSVSGNDEIFVYGGDKIMLFITEFEIPIYDKAGIRGVVFFDAGNAFAENENFDLRKLRLDYGFGIRWNSPMGPLRFEWGFPIDRRAGEEPVVFNFTIGNFF